In the genome of Candidatus Microbacterium phytovorans, one region contains:
- a CDS encoding O-antigen ligase family protein, giving the protein MSPHTQHPIAAPPAAPVRETTSHLLLRGWCILVLAGGLGGTSLLMLFGAVGTAAAVYGSAIVSLILWIVLRPVVQWRRLPWFAVSYLALAVSSLAWSAWPSTSALTLGLVLSLTVHGGLIAAVLTWRELVRAIASALKWILGLSLVFELWVSLVWGGPILPGFVRPVGEYDPIVLWSRDNLFDGGRIQGLFGNSNALAYVALLGMVVFGIRIASKAPRRALLVGWVALAAFLFVRAGSATAYLAAAFTVVVLATALLMRTTRRPGERTRYYIAYAVIAVGGLGALWLARDTVFRLLGRSADLTGRESIWGAVAARASERPVFGWGFATPWVPTDPFFDGWIVDHGETVMQAHNMWLDVFLQLGAVGVTLMALTYLAFIWRSWFFAVDRPRWDLVADRPYAALTLLPTLTAAQLLVQGLAESTPLLNWGWMFLIMFAFKIKQAPLVGRGPSEQRLAGEQGERLAER; this is encoded by the coding sequence ATGAGCCCCCACACCCAGCACCCCATCGCCGCACCGCCGGCCGCGCCCGTCCGGGAGACCACGAGCCACCTCCTGCTGCGCGGCTGGTGCATCCTCGTGCTGGCAGGGGGACTCGGCGGGACGAGCCTGCTCATGCTGTTCGGCGCGGTCGGCACGGCCGCCGCAGTGTACGGCTCCGCGATCGTCTCCTTGATCCTGTGGATCGTGTTGCGTCCCGTCGTGCAGTGGCGCCGCCTCCCGTGGTTCGCCGTGTCCTACCTCGCCCTGGCGGTGTCCTCGCTCGCATGGTCGGCGTGGCCGTCGACGAGCGCGCTCACCCTGGGGCTCGTCCTGTCTCTGACGGTGCACGGCGGTCTCATCGCGGCCGTCCTCACGTGGCGGGAGCTCGTTCGCGCCATCGCGTCGGCGCTCAAGTGGATCCTCGGGCTGTCGCTCGTGTTCGAGCTGTGGGTGTCGCTCGTGTGGGGCGGACCCATCCTTCCGGGATTCGTCCGACCCGTCGGCGAATACGACCCCATCGTCCTCTGGAGTCGAGACAACCTCTTCGACGGCGGCCGCATCCAGGGGCTCTTCGGCAACTCCAACGCCCTGGCCTACGTCGCCCTCCTCGGCATGGTGGTCTTCGGCATCCGCATCGCTTCGAAGGCCCCGCGCCGGGCGCTCCTCGTGGGCTGGGTCGCGCTGGCCGCCTTCCTCTTCGTGCGCGCCGGCTCCGCAACGGCCTATCTCGCCGCCGCCTTCACCGTCGTCGTGCTCGCCACCGCGCTCCTCATGCGCACCACCCGGCGTCCGGGCGAACGCACGCGGTACTACATCGCGTACGCCGTGATCGCGGTGGGCGGACTCGGCGCGCTCTGGCTCGCCCGCGACACGGTCTTCCGCCTTCTCGGGCGGTCGGCCGACCTCACGGGGCGCGAGTCGATCTGGGGCGCGGTCGCCGCGCGAGCTAGCGAGCGTCCCGTCTTCGGCTGGGGATTCGCGACCCCGTGGGTGCCGACCGACCCCTTCTTCGACGGGTGGATCGTCGACCACGGCGAGACCGTCATGCAAGCCCACAACATGTGGCTGGACGTCTTCCTCCAACTCGGTGCCGTCGGCGTCACGCTCATGGCGCTCACCTACCTGGCGTTCATCTGGCGTTCCTGGTTCTTCGCCGTCGATCGCCCCCGATGGGATCTCGTCGCCGACCGGCCCTACGCCGCACTCACGCTCCTTCCCACCCTCACGGCCGCGCAGCTCCTCGTGCAGGGGCTCGCCGAGTCGACACCGCTCCTCAACTGGGGCTGGATGTTCCTCATCATGTTCGCGTTCAAGATCAAGCAGGCTCCCCTCGTGGGGCGCGGCCCGTCCGAGCAGCGGCTGGCGGGCGAGCAGGGCGAGCGGCTCGCGGAGCGATGA
- the manA gene encoding mannose-6-phosphate isomerase, class I, whose protein sequence is MLIPIANEPRAYSWGSPTLIPGLVGREPTGLPEAEIWYGDHPGSPSRTPDGRTLDVVLAGEGAPPLPYLLKVLAAGMSLSIQAHPSKAEAEEGYAREEAAGIPRDADDRTYRDANHKPEIIVALSDRFRALVGLRDVDATLRLLDALPSAPGVVAVRARLASGEPPAALRDVLAWLLSGDADDAVSDVVAALGSADSAEFAAELEVLRRIAADFPGDPGVVVALLMNLVELRTGEALFAPAGVLHAYQEGLGVELMAASDNVLRGGLTPKHVDVAELLRIVDTTPGPAPRVVPSRLGAVALYDAGVPDFLLQRVEVTADAGASLPVTGPTIALVVRGRVAVATGGEEATLAAGEAAFLSADSGEVVLRGDGEVFLARPGKP, encoded by the coding sequence GTGCTGATCCCCATCGCCAATGAACCGCGTGCGTATTCGTGGGGGTCGCCCACCCTCATCCCCGGTCTGGTCGGACGTGAGCCGACCGGTCTGCCGGAGGCCGAGATCTGGTACGGCGACCACCCGGGGAGCCCGTCGCGCACCCCCGACGGCCGCACGCTCGACGTGGTTCTGGCCGGGGAGGGCGCTCCGCCGCTGCCCTACCTGCTGAAGGTGCTCGCTGCGGGCATGTCGCTGTCGATCCAGGCGCACCCGTCGAAGGCCGAAGCCGAGGAGGGGTACGCGCGGGAAGAGGCCGCCGGCATCCCGCGCGACGCCGACGACCGCACCTACCGCGACGCCAACCACAAGCCGGAGATCATCGTCGCGCTGAGCGATCGATTCCGTGCGCTGGTGGGTTTGCGCGACGTCGACGCGACCCTCCGGCTGCTCGACGCCCTCCCGTCCGCCCCGGGTGTCGTCGCCGTACGAGCTCGTCTCGCCTCGGGCGAGCCGCCCGCAGCCCTGCGCGACGTGCTCGCGTGGCTGCTCTCCGGTGACGCGGACGACGCCGTGTCGGATGTCGTGGCGGCGCTGGGTTCTGCCGACAGCGCCGAGTTCGCCGCCGAGCTCGAGGTGCTGCGCCGCATCGCCGCCGATTTCCCCGGCGACCCCGGCGTCGTCGTCGCCTTGCTCATGAACCTCGTCGAGTTGCGCACGGGCGAGGCGCTGTTCGCCCCCGCCGGCGTGCTGCATGCCTACCAGGAGGGCCTCGGCGTCGAGTTGATGGCCGCGAGCGACAACGTCCTGCGCGGCGGCCTCACGCCTAAGCACGTCGACGTCGCCGAACTCCTGCGGATCGTCGACACGACTCCCGGCCCGGCTCCGCGCGTCGTGCCCTCGCGCCTCGGCGCCGTGGCGCTCTACGACGCCGGCGTGCCCGATTTCCTTCTGCAGCGCGTGGAGGTCACGGCGGATGCCGGGGCCTCGCTGCCCGTCACCGGTCCGACGATCGCCCTCGTCGTCCGCGGACGCGTCGCCGTGGCGACCGGTGGCGAGGAGGCAACGCTGGCGGCAGGCGAGGCTGCATTCCTCAGCGCCGACTCGGGAGAGGTCGTCCTGCGCGGCGACGGCGAGGTTTTCCTCGCCCGACCGGGGAAGCCCTGA
- a CDS encoding WhiB family transcriptional regulator, which translates to MAAYRSGVPENWFVDPVNLGVPGVRRATVDEGDGTLSWQTDALCAQTDPEAFFPEKGGSTRDAKRICTSCDVRGECLEYALQNDERFGIWGGLSERERRKLKRRAG; encoded by the coding sequence ATGGCGGCTTACCGTTCCGGCGTTCCCGAGAATTGGTTCGTCGACCCGGTCAACCTCGGTGTCCCCGGTGTGCGCCGGGCGACCGTGGACGAGGGCGACGGCACGCTCTCCTGGCAGACCGACGCGCTGTGCGCGCAGACCGACCCCGAGGCCTTCTTCCCGGAAAAGGGCGGATCGACGCGCGACGCCAAGCGCATCTGCACCTCGTGCGACGTGCGAGGCGAGTGCCTCGAGTACGCGCTCCAGAACGACGAGCGCTTCGGTATCTGGGGCGGGCTGAGCGAGCGCGAGCGCCGCAAGCTCAAGCGCCGCGCCGGCTGA
- a CDS encoding glycosyltransferase: MPSRVHALLVVRSDGHVAPDLHLRRTLAALAAQTRPVDALTVVVCGDDPRVREVLESSGAEAVIAAARSTRFADALRMASHRLNGDAVWLLAQDTAPEPEALARLVAAVETAPSVAVAAPKLVRWHDRAHIVSLGVTLTRTGRSVGLADGEHDQGQHDAREDVMGADVRGLLVRADAWRSLDGLDPALDGADEGLDLGVRSRLAGGRVALAPTAIVAVAGDGVAGDAAGDDVATRARTAYARRSAQLHRRLVYAAPGVVALHWLSLLPLAIVRSLGHLLAKRPGLILPELAAAVVAFVRLPSVARARAGIRGSRRVSWAQLAPLRIGTRQLRHRLDDDGSDALARPDLRFFSSTGGAWIVLAALVVSLAAFPALLAWPVLGGGALAPLRTTLAQLWADAVAGPRPLGWSTIGPADPFSALVAVIGSLSPAEPSRALVVLWVLALPLAALGGWFAATRITERAGPRALVAIGWTLAPTFLTALVEGRPTGVLVHLLVPWLFFTASVAHRSWTQAAAGSLALAATTAAAPSVVPALVLLWVVAVVLTAVRRSGRGIARVIWLVIPTAVFAAPLLWERVRTGDPWAILADPGVAVAPGSPAADPVGRLLLLGGFPTADGAGWAGLLGRDDAPPWLPALVVPLFLLAVLAPILGRLLPALVLLLTAAAGLLTALLASNTALAASASTPVGLWTGAGLTIAWAGLLGAAALTADGMPRGGARSLAVAAVAVCLAVTAAPALTALHRDALAVTNGPDSTLPAYVDAEGRGDPRTATFVLRAQPRGGLAAEVVWGGSATLGGQTTLQSVRSGATTADEETAALTADLVTGAAGDAVAELASHGVGYVLLAGAVEGETDAARAARLAARGVLDRRDDLESVGDTGKGELWFVVADVTPRTPTADQQAQAWRIGSLQLGVVLVTLLLAIPTAATIRQARREPRVVGEAAP; encoded by the coding sequence ATGCCCTCCCGAGTCCACGCGCTGCTGGTCGTGCGCTCCGATGGACACGTCGCCCCCGACCTCCATCTGCGCCGCACGTTGGCCGCGCTCGCCGCGCAGACCCGACCCGTCGACGCACTGACGGTCGTCGTCTGCGGAGACGATCCCCGCGTCCGCGAGGTGCTCGAGAGTTCGGGTGCGGAGGCGGTCATCGCCGCGGCCCGCTCGACGCGATTCGCGGACGCGCTGCGGATGGCATCCCATCGCCTGAACGGGGATGCCGTGTGGCTGCTCGCGCAGGACACCGCACCCGAGCCGGAAGCGCTCGCGCGCCTGGTCGCCGCCGTCGAGACCGCGCCGTCGGTGGCCGTCGCCGCCCCCAAGCTCGTCCGCTGGCACGACCGCGCGCACATCGTGTCGCTCGGGGTCACCCTCACCCGCACCGGCCGCAGCGTGGGACTCGCTGACGGGGAGCACGACCAGGGCCAACACGACGCACGCGAGGACGTCATGGGCGCCGACGTCCGCGGGCTGCTCGTGCGCGCCGATGCCTGGCGCTCGCTCGACGGGCTCGATCCCGCGCTCGACGGGGCCGACGAGGGACTCGACCTGGGTGTGCGTTCACGCCTCGCCGGCGGACGGGTGGCGCTCGCGCCCACGGCGATCGTCGCCGTCGCCGGAGACGGGGTCGCCGGTGACGCCGCCGGCGACGACGTCGCTACCCGCGCGCGCACCGCCTATGCCCGCCGCAGCGCGCAGCTGCATCGACGTCTCGTCTATGCCGCGCCCGGTGTCGTGGCGCTCCATTGGCTGTCGCTGCTCCCGCTCGCGATCGTGCGTTCGCTCGGTCATCTCCTCGCCAAGCGCCCGGGGCTCATCCTCCCCGAGCTCGCCGCCGCCGTCGTCGCGTTCGTGCGGCTTCCGTCGGTGGCGCGAGCGCGCGCAGGCATCCGCGGGAGCCGGCGCGTGTCGTGGGCGCAGCTCGCGCCGTTGCGCATCGGCACACGGCAGCTGCGCCACCGCCTCGACGACGACGGCTCCGACGCCCTCGCTCGCCCCGACCTTCGGTTCTTCAGCAGCACCGGCGGGGCCTGGATCGTCCTGGCCGCCCTCGTCGTGTCGCTCGCCGCCTTCCCGGCGCTGCTGGCCTGGCCTGTCCTCGGCGGCGGTGCCCTCGCCCCGCTGCGCACCACCCTCGCGCAACTGTGGGCCGATGCCGTGGCCGGCCCGCGCCCCCTGGGGTGGAGCACCATCGGCCCCGCCGATCCGTTCAGCGCGCTCGTCGCCGTCATCGGGAGCCTCTCCCCGGCCGAGCCGTCGCGCGCCCTGGTCGTGCTGTGGGTGCTCGCCCTTCCGCTCGCGGCGCTCGGCGGCTGGTTCGCCGCGACTCGAATCACCGAGCGCGCGGGACCGCGCGCGTTGGTCGCGATCGGCTGGACGCTCGCGCCCACGTTCTTGACGGCGCTGGTCGAGGGACGCCCGACAGGCGTGCTCGTCCACCTCCTCGTGCCATGGCTCTTCTTCACCGCCTCGGTGGCCCACCGCTCGTGGACGCAGGCCGCCGCGGGCTCGCTCGCCCTGGCGGCGACCACCGCCGCCGCGCCCTCGGTGGTCCCCGCCCTCGTACTGCTGTGGGTCGTCGCTGTCGTCCTCACGGCTGTGCGGCGATCGGGACGGGGCATCGCCCGCGTGATCTGGCTCGTGATTCCGACCGCGGTCTTCGCGGCGCCGCTGCTCTGGGAGCGGGTGCGCACCGGCGATCCGTGGGCGATCCTCGCCGATCCGGGAGTCGCCGTCGCCCCGGGGTCTCCCGCCGCCGATCCGGTCGGACGGCTCCTACTGCTGGGCGGGTTCCCGACCGCGGACGGTGCGGGGTGGGCAGGGCTGCTCGGACGCGACGACGCGCCGCCGTGGCTCCCCGCCCTCGTGGTCCCGCTGTTCCTGCTCGCCGTGCTCGCCCCGATCCTCGGCCGCCTTCTCCCTGCCCTCGTACTATTGCTGACGGCCGCGGCCGGGCTGCTGACGGCGCTGCTGGCTTCGAACACGGCCCTCGCCGCGAGCGCGTCGACGCCTGTCGGGCTGTGGACCGGCGCCGGCCTCACGATTGCGTGGGCGGGGCTGCTCGGTGCGGCGGCCCTCACTGCCGACGGGATGCCGCGGGGCGGCGCGCGCAGCCTTGCCGTCGCCGCCGTCGCCGTCTGCCTCGCCGTGACCGCCGCTCCGGCCCTCACCGCCCTGCACCGCGACGCCCTCGCTGTCACGAACGGCCCCGACAGCACACTGCCCGCGTATGTGGATGCCGAGGGTCGCGGCGATCCGCGTACGGCGACGTTCGTCCTGCGTGCGCAGCCTCGCGGCGGGTTGGCCGCGGAGGTCGTGTGGGGTGGAAGCGCCACCCTCGGCGGACAGACCACGCTCCAATCCGTCCGTTCGGGCGCGACGACCGCCGATGAGGAGACCGCCGCGCTGACGGCAGACCTCGTCACCGGTGCCGCCGGTGACGCGGTGGCCGAACTGGCATCCCATGGCGTGGGATACGTCCTCTTGGCGGGCGCGGTCGAAGGCGAGACCGACGCGGCTCGTGCCGCACGACTGGCTGCCAGGGGAGTGCTGGATCGACGTGACGACCTGGAGTCGGTGGGTGACACCGGAAAGGGCGAACTGTGGTTCGTCGTGGCCGATGTGACCCCGCGCACACCGACAGCGGACCAGCAGGCGCAGGCGTGGCGCATCGGGTCGCTGCAGCTCGGCGTCGTGCTGGTGACCCTCCTCCTCGCCATCCCGACGGCGGCGACGATCCGCCAGGCGCGTCGCGAACCGCGCGTCGTCGGAGAGGCCGCGCCATGA
- a CDS encoding DUF5719 family protein: MTAAPRTSSQRAARLGAGIAVAAVVAVAVPAAAFVPWPAIVRDPVAVTALPEPTASLVSCAGPVLAVGRDATDAALLTDATGQDVAAATAPGQPDAEAARLAAPGVSGGAGPDALSAQPEGGVRTDLAAAGSATVADEDLAGFVASACAPALMESWLVAGSGTTGAADVVLLSNPSGVASEVDITVYGSEGPVQPAAAAGIIVPPRTQRVLPLAALALGQENPVVRINASGAPIQASLQASLTRTLLTGGVDQVGTTAPPAERQVIPSVSVVVEPGEEGASEPGTVMRILAPSDDTEAVVDLQPLTGGSASSTTLELPAGVPVELDLGALDPGTYRVEVTADEPVVASLWATTGFGAGSDFAWHTAPSVVDVPSLVAVAVGPSPVLTLSNEGDDEARVEVSGPSGDTQVLVPPGSSVRTPVQDAAVYQLTPEGGVLRANVTYRGPDALAGYDVIPADAAAEPVVVYPQ, translated from the coding sequence ATGACCGCCGCCCCGCGCACGTCGTCGCAACGCGCCGCTCGGCTGGGTGCCGGCATCGCCGTCGCGGCGGTGGTCGCCGTGGCCGTCCCCGCTGCGGCGTTCGTTCCGTGGCCCGCGATCGTCCGCGACCCGGTTGCCGTGACGGCGCTGCCCGAACCCACCGCCTCCCTCGTCTCGTGCGCCGGGCCCGTGCTCGCCGTCGGCCGGGATGCGACCGACGCCGCGCTCCTCACCGACGCGACGGGGCAGGACGTCGCAGCCGCGACGGCGCCCGGACAGCCCGATGCCGAGGCGGCGCGCCTGGCCGCCCCCGGTGTGTCAGGCGGCGCCGGGCCCGACGCTCTGAGCGCGCAGCCGGAGGGCGGCGTCCGCACCGATCTCGCGGCGGCGGGTTCGGCCACCGTGGCCGACGAGGACCTCGCCGGCTTCGTGGCATCCGCGTGTGCTCCCGCGCTCATGGAGTCGTGGCTGGTCGCGGGGAGCGGCACCACCGGCGCGGCCGACGTCGTGCTGCTGTCGAACCCGTCGGGGGTCGCCTCCGAGGTGGACATCACCGTGTACGGATCGGAGGGGCCCGTGCAGCCCGCCGCGGCGGCGGGGATCATCGTGCCTCCGCGCACGCAGCGCGTGCTTCCGCTGGCGGCCCTCGCTCTCGGCCAGGAGAACCCCGTCGTGCGTATCAACGCTTCCGGTGCGCCGATCCAGGCCTCCCTGCAGGCGAGCCTCACCCGTACGCTGCTCACCGGTGGCGTCGACCAGGTGGGCACGACCGCACCGCCCGCCGAGAGGCAGGTCATCCCGTCGGTCAGCGTCGTCGTCGAGCCGGGGGAGGAGGGCGCCTCGGAGCCGGGCACCGTCATGAGGATCCTGGCGCCCTCGGACGACACCGAGGCTGTCGTCGACCTGCAGCCGCTGACCGGCGGATCCGCGTCGTCGACGACTCTGGAGCTTCCGGCCGGCGTGCCCGTGGAGCTGGACCTCGGCGCGCTCGACCCCGGCACCTACCGCGTCGAGGTGACGGCCGACGAGCCTGTCGTCGCCTCACTGTGGGCGACCACCGGCTTCGGGGCGGGCTCCGACTTCGCCTGGCACACCGCGCCGTCGGTCGTGGACGTGCCCAGTCTCGTCGCCGTGGCGGTCGGGCCGTCGCCCGTCCTCACCCTCTCGAACGAGGGCGACGACGAGGCGCGGGTGGAGGTGAGCGGTCCGTCGGGCGACACGCAGGTGCTCGTTCCGCCGGGATCGTCGGTTCGGACGCCGGTGCAGGACGCGGCCGTCTACCAGCTCACCCCGGAAGGTGGCGTCCTGCGCGCCAACGTGACCTATCGCGGTCCCGACGCCCTGGCGGGCTACGACGTCATCCCTGCCGACGCCGCCGCAGAGCCGGTCGTCGTCTACCCGCAGTAG
- a CDS encoding metallopeptidase family protein, with protein sequence MIRRRRTSAPESARAATPSRHGRHGREDRSPVVRPPLPPLETRADKFDLAVGTAAEFLRSAWSELRDVRFEVASMPSAADDDGIPRWSVSTTEKRITLYRLPIERLSHLHRDDELHRRMMIESCVFRAAAQYLDRDPWDLGPERFRFF encoded by the coding sequence ATGATCAGGCGGCGGCGCACCTCGGCACCGGAGTCGGCGCGAGCCGCCACCCCGTCGAGGCACGGCCGCCACGGCCGGGAGGACCGCAGTCCCGTCGTCCGCCCGCCGCTGCCGCCCCTCGAGACGCGGGCGGACAAGTTCGATCTCGCCGTCGGCACGGCGGCGGAGTTCCTCCGCAGCGCCTGGTCCGAGCTGCGCGACGTGCGTTTCGAGGTCGCGTCGATGCCCTCGGCGGCCGATGACGACGGCATCCCACGCTGGAGCGTGTCGACCACGGAGAAGCGGATCACGCTGTACCGACTGCCCATCGAGCGACTGAGCCATCTGCACCGCGACGACGAGCTCCACCGGCGCATGATGATCGAGAGCTGCGTCTTCCGAGCGGCCGCGCAGTACCTCGACCGTGACCCGTGGGACCTCGGGCCGGAGAGGTTCCGCTTCTTCTGA
- a CDS encoding DUF3499 family protein, whose amino-acid sequence MRDRLCSKVGCAREAVTTLTYDYGDQMAALGPLGGGNDPHAHDLCAIHTDRLSVPKGWVVVRHETLRV is encoded by the coding sequence ATGCGTGACAGACTCTGCTCCAAGGTGGGCTGCGCCCGCGAGGCCGTGACGACCCTGACCTACGACTACGGCGACCAGATGGCGGCGCTGGGTCCGCTCGGCGGCGGCAACGACCCGCACGCTCACGACCTCTGCGCGATCCACACCGATCGCCTCTCGGTGCCGAAGGGCTGGGTCGTCGTGCGCCACGAGACGCTGCGCGTCTGA
- the ahcY gene encoding adenosylhomocysteinase, producing MSTPVNTLDFVVADLALAEAGRHQIRLAENEMPGLMALREEFGPTQPLAGARIAGSLHMTVQTAVLIETLVALGAQVRWASCNIFSTQDEAAAAVAVGPTGTVDAPAGVPVFAFKGETLEEYWQLADRIFDWTAEGYDGPNLILDDGGDATLLVHKGVEFERAGAVPDAADGDSVEYRIVLDTLRASLSRDPQRFTRMAEALLGVTEETTTGVHRLYELHAEGKLLFPGINVNDSVTKSKFDNKYGIRHSLPDGINRATDVLMGGKVAFVVGYGDVGKGAAEALRGQGARVIVGEVDPICALQAAMDGFQVARLESVLGEIDILITGTGNTQVVTVDHLLGLKHLAIVGNVGHFDDEIDMAGLESLPGAERIEIKPQVHEWRLPTGRSILVLSEGRLMNLGNATGHPSFVMSASFTNQVLAQLELFTNLDAYPVGVYTLPKILDEKVARLHLAALGVELTELTPHQAAYIGVPVEGPYKLEHYRY from the coding sequence ATGTCGACTCCCGTGAACACCCTGGACTTCGTCGTCGCCGATCTCGCCCTCGCCGAGGCCGGTCGGCACCAGATCCGCCTCGCCGAGAACGAGATGCCGGGTCTGATGGCCCTTCGCGAGGAGTTCGGGCCCACGCAGCCCCTCGCCGGCGCGCGAATCGCGGGCTCGCTCCACATGACGGTGCAGACGGCGGTGCTGATCGAGACCCTCGTCGCGCTCGGTGCGCAGGTGCGCTGGGCGAGCTGCAACATCTTCTCCACGCAGGACGAGGCGGCCGCTGCGGTCGCCGTCGGTCCGACAGGCACCGTCGATGCTCCCGCGGGCGTGCCCGTCTTCGCCTTCAAGGGGGAGACGCTCGAGGAGTACTGGCAGCTCGCCGACCGCATCTTCGACTGGACGGCCGAGGGGTACGACGGTCCGAACCTCATCCTCGACGACGGCGGCGACGCCACCCTCCTCGTCCACAAGGGCGTCGAGTTCGAGCGCGCGGGCGCCGTCCCGGATGCCGCCGACGGCGATTCGGTCGAATACCGCATCGTTCTCGACACGCTGCGCGCGAGCCTCTCCCGCGACCCGCAGCGTTTCACCCGGATGGCCGAAGCTCTTCTCGGGGTGACGGAGGAGACGACGACCGGCGTGCACCGCCTCTACGAGCTCCATGCCGAGGGCAAGCTCCTGTTCCCGGGCATCAACGTCAACGACTCCGTCACGAAGTCCAAGTTCGACAACAAGTACGGCATCCGTCATTCGCTTCCCGACGGCATCAACCGGGCCACCGACGTGCTCATGGGCGGCAAGGTCGCCTTCGTCGTGGGCTACGGCGATGTGGGCAAGGGTGCCGCCGAGGCGCTGCGCGGCCAGGGCGCTCGCGTCATCGTGGGCGAGGTCGACCCGATCTGCGCTCTGCAGGCGGCCATGGACGGCTTCCAGGTCGCACGCCTGGAGTCGGTGCTCGGAGAGATCGACATCCTCATCACCGGAACCGGCAACACGCAGGTCGTGACCGTCGATCACCTCCTGGGGCTCAAGCACCTGGCGATCGTGGGCAACGTGGGTCACTTCGACGACGAGATCGACATGGCGGGGCTGGAGAGCCTCCCGGGCGCCGAGCGCATCGAGATCAAGCCGCAGGTGCACGAATGGCGCCTCCCCACGGGCCGAAGCATCCTCGTGCTCTCCGAGGGCCGCCTCATGAACCTCGGCAACGCGACGGGGCACCCGTCATTCGTGATGAGTGCGTCGTTCACCAACCAGGTGCTCGCCCAGCTGGAACTGTTCACCAATCTCGACGCGTATCCCGTCGGGGTGTACACGCTGCCCAAGATCCTCGACGAGAAGGTCGCGCGGCTCCACCTCGCCGCCCTCGGCGTCGAGCTGACGGAGCTGACCCCGCATCAGGCGGCGTACATCGGCGTTCCGGTGGAAGGTCCGTACAAGCTGGAGCACTATCGCTACTGA
- a CDS encoding Fur family transcriptional regulator yields MTSASSSIRSGRSATLPAAADDALRGAGLRVTESRVAVYNALARSSHASADDVFAAIVVRMPRTSRQSVYNALSDFAEAGIVRRIEPAGRPMLFELRVDDNHHHVVCVVCGAVEDVDCVVGHAPCLAPSDTHGYALQAAEVTFWGTCPACAATAS; encoded by the coding sequence ATGACCTCCGCCAGCTCGTCGATCCGCTCCGGCAGGTCTGCGACGCTCCCCGCAGCCGCGGACGACGCGCTCCGCGGCGCCGGCCTGCGCGTCACAGAATCGCGCGTCGCCGTCTACAACGCGCTCGCGCGGTCATCGCACGCGAGCGCCGACGACGTCTTCGCGGCCATCGTCGTTCGGATGCCGCGCACCAGCCGGCAGTCGGTCTACAACGCGCTGAGCGACTTCGCCGAGGCGGGGATCGTGCGCCGCATCGAGCCCGCCGGACGTCCCATGCTCTTCGAGCTCCGCGTCGACGACAACCACCACCACGTCGTGTGCGTCGTGTGCGGCGCCGTCGAAGACGTCGACTGCGTCGTCGGCCATGCGCCGTGCCTCGCGCCCTCCGATACCCACGGCTACGCGCTGCAGGCCGCGGAAGTGACCTTCTGGGGCACGTGCCCCGCGTGCGCCGCCACGGCATCCTGA